A genome region from Cognatishimia activa includes the following:
- a CDS encoding cobyric acid synthase: protein MSKAIMIQGTGSNVGKSMLVAGLCRAALRRGLSVAPFKPQNMSNNAAVTSDGGEIGRAQALQALACKLPTTVHMNPVLLKPETDVGAQVVVQGKRLTTAKARDYAKLKPQLMVSVLESFNHLKSKHDLVIVEGAGSPAEVNLRAGDIANMGFAQASNTPVILAGDIDRGGVIAQIVGTQAVISPEDASLVKGFMINKFRGDPSLFDDGYDLIQDTTKWPGFGVLPYFYDAWKLPAEDALDLKGSDSQGDIHIVCLGLSRIANFDDLDPLAQEPGVRLTMLRAGQPIPADAILVIIPGSKSTIGDLAFLRAQGWDIDLQAHVRRGGHVLGICGGYQMLGTKISDPEGIEGPAGDTKGLGFLDVETLMTPNKSLTEVNAKHASSGIDFTGYEIHIGRTDGPDRARAFASINNRPEGATSESGKIQGSYLHGMFRDDAFRAAFLASLGAKASDTSYDQTVETTLDSLADHIEEHLDVEGILAAAS, encoded by the coding sequence ATGAGCAAAGCCATCATGATTCAGGGCACCGGCAGCAATGTCGGCAAGTCGATGCTGGTGGCAGGTCTCTGTCGCGCGGCCTTGCGACGCGGACTTTCGGTGGCGCCGTTCAAGCCGCAGAACATGTCCAACAATGCGGCCGTCACGTCTGATGGCGGCGAAATCGGCCGGGCGCAGGCTTTGCAAGCCTTGGCGTGCAAATTGCCCACGACGGTCCACATGAACCCGGTCCTGCTAAAGCCGGAAACCGACGTTGGCGCTCAGGTGGTGGTGCAGGGCAAACGGCTGACCACAGCCAAAGCACGCGATTATGCCAAGCTGAAACCGCAACTGATGGTCTCCGTGCTCGAGAGTTTCAACCATTTGAAATCGAAGCACGATCTCGTCATCGTCGAAGGCGCAGGCAGCCCCGCCGAAGTCAATTTACGAGCAGGTGACATTGCCAATATGGGCTTTGCGCAGGCGTCAAATACGCCCGTGATCCTCGCCGGAGACATCGACCGCGGTGGCGTCATAGCGCAGATCGTCGGCACCCAAGCGGTGATCTCGCCCGAAGACGCAAGCCTCGTCAAAGGCTTCATGATCAACAAGTTCCGCGGCGACCCCAGCCTGTTTGATGATGGCTACGACCTGATCCAAGATACGACCAAATGGCCCGGCTTCGGCGTGCTTCCTTATTTCTATGACGCCTGGAAACTCCCTGCCGAAGACGCGCTCGACCTCAAAGGATCCGACTCCCAAGGCGACATCCATATCGTCTGCCTCGGCCTCTCTCGCATCGCGAATTTCGACGATCTGGATCCTCTCGCCCAAGAACCCGGCGTTCGCCTCACCATGCTGCGCGCAGGCCAGCCGATCCCGGCAGACGCGATACTCGTCATCATCCCCGGCAGCAAATCCACCATCGGAGACCTCGCTTTCCTGCGCGCCCAAGGTTGGGATATCGACCTGCAAGCGCATGTGCGGCGTGGTGGCCATGTCCTCGGGATTTGCGGCGGATATCAGATGCTTGGCACCAAGATCTCAGACCCTGAAGGCATCGAAGGCCCTGCTGGCGACACCAAAGGCCTCGGGTTCCTTGATGTGGAGACCCTGATGACCCCAAACAAGAGCCTGACCGAAGTGAACGCCAAACACGCAAGCTCCGGCATCGATTTCACGGGCTACGAAATCCACATCGGGCGCACCGACGGCCCCGATCGTGCCCGCGCCTTTGCCTCGATCAACAACCGTCCCGAAGGCGCAACCAGCGAAAGCGGCAAAATCCAAGGCAGTTACCTGCACGGCATGTTCCGCGACGATGCGTTCCGCGCCGCGTTTCTTGCAAGCCTTGGCGCCAAGGCATCAGACACCAGCTACGACCAAACCGTCGAAACCACTCTGGACTCTCTCGCGGATCACATCGAGGAACATCTTGACGTTGAGGGCATTCTCGCCGCCGCGAGCTAG
- the modA gene encoding molybdate ABC transporter substrate-binding protein has translation MLRFLSCIFFLVPTVALAEITVFAAASLRGVLDEIHASAPIKVTASYASSAALARQIAQGAPADVFFSANQLWATWLDDQAVKETFTAQDILRNELVVIASEADPDFDITALPETLGDGFLAVGHTRAVPAGIYAKEALSSLRLWDVLQDRIIQTDNVRAALRLVALGEAPFAVTYATDALADPAVHVVHRFDEEDHSPIIYRVAQLTRGEAANAYLDLLQSPAARDIFRAHGFQDIAP, from the coding sequence ATGCTGCGCTTTCTATCCTGTATATTCTTCCTTGTACCGACAGTGGCGCTGGCCGAGATCACGGTCTTTGCGGCAGCGAGCCTGCGGGGTGTCTTGGATGAAATTCACGCAAGCGCACCGATCAAAGTGACGGCCTCCTACGCCAGCAGCGCAGCACTCGCGCGTCAAATTGCTCAGGGAGCACCTGCGGATGTGTTCTTCTCGGCCAACCAACTCTGGGCGACGTGGCTGGACGACCAAGCGGTAAAAGAGACCTTCACCGCACAGGATATCCTGCGCAATGAGCTCGTGGTGATTGCATCTGAGGCAGATCCAGACTTTGACATCACGGCGTTACCCGAAACTCTTGGCGATGGGTTTCTTGCGGTGGGTCACACGCGGGCGGTCCCCGCCGGCATATACGCCAAAGAAGCCCTGAGCAGCCTACGTCTTTGGGACGTACTTCAGGACCGCATCATTCAGACCGACAATGTCCGCGCCGCCCTCCGCCTTGTGGCGCTGGGCGAAGCGCCATTTGCCGTGACCTACGCAACAGACGCGCTTGCTGATCCGGCGGTCCACGTGGTGCATCGCTTTGACGAAGAGGACCATAGCCCAATCATCTACCGCGTCGCTCAATTGACTAGGGGCGAAGCCGCAAACGCCTACCTTGACCTTCTGCAAAGCCCCGCCGCCCGCGACATCTTTCGAGCGCATGGGTTTCAGGACATCGCGCCATGA
- the modB gene encoding molybdate ABC transporter permease subunit encodes MTWLADYLGPEGFAAMRLSIWVSLWATALSLPLALWVAHLLVRKRFWGRELLNIAVHLPLVLPPVVTGYLLLVTFGRRAPVGQFLEDTFGLLLAFRWTGAALAAAIMGFPLMVRAIRLALENVDPKLEEAAATLGASRWRIYVTVTLPLMVPGVIAGAVLAFAKAIGEFGATITFVSNIPGQTQTLPSAIYAMLQIPGEEPQAFRLVIVSTVIAVIALVASELLARRAAHRGES; translated from the coding sequence ATGACCTGGCTTGCGGACTATCTCGGCCCCGAAGGCTTTGCGGCCATGCGACTGTCGATTTGGGTCAGCCTCTGGGCGACGGCTCTTAGCCTGCCATTGGCGCTTTGGGTGGCGCATCTTTTGGTGCGCAAACGCTTTTGGGGACGAGAGCTTTTGAATATCGCGGTGCATTTGCCGCTGGTCTTGCCGCCTGTTGTCACCGGCTATCTTTTGTTGGTGACCTTCGGACGACGCGCGCCTGTCGGACAGTTTTTGGAAGACACCTTTGGTCTCTTGCTCGCGTTCCGCTGGACAGGCGCGGCGCTTGCGGCGGCGATCATGGGGTTTCCCTTGATGGTGCGCGCGATCCGGCTGGCCTTGGAAAACGTGGACCCAAAACTCGAAGAAGCCGCCGCCACGCTTGGTGCAAGCCGCTGGCGTATCTATGTCACCGTGACTCTCCCCTTGATGGTGCCGGGCGTGATCGCAGGCGCGGTGCTGGCCTTCGCCAAAGCCATCGGAGAATTCGGGGCCACCATCACATTTGTCTCAAACATCCCCGGCCAGACCCAGACTTTGCCCTCGGCCATCTACGCAATGCTTCAAATCCCCGGAGAGGAGCCCCAAGCCTTTCGGCTGGTAATTGTCTCGACCGTGATCGCGGTCATCGCCCTTGTTGCCTCAGAACTGCTCGCGCGTCGGGCTGCGCATAGGGGTGAGTCATGA